In one window of Malassezia japonica chromosome 9, complete sequence DNA:
- a CDS encoding uncharacterized protein (COG:Z; EggNog:ENOG503NVA2) — protein sequence MAMDSGASTAVQVAVRIRPDAVGDMSRPVPRPLRTVVAQTSPTALVVEPTLLPSSTQRETRHHFTFDRVFEPEAAQVSVYNASVEPLVRRFLDGYNTTIFAYGQTSSGKSYSMGTSEASEEITEDEALHGELDETIGIIPRAAVQIFESLKNDDDAQSEYTLQASFLELYNEDLIDLLADPDVDAPNQVQIRETRAGEIVWTGLRQRQATCASDVVALLQNGMAIRQTHETEMNTQSSRSHAIFSLSLTRKRKAGPDRARSALGGAASPERAMQTPATPLAPRTPRSGLPTLGARSAFGFQRAATPTRPMTPTRPAQTPRPRRSDEEIVVTTSKLHFVDLAGSERLKRTAATGDRVREGISINSGLHALGNVISTLSDPAKARRATHIPYRDSKLTRLLQDSLGGNAHTLMIACISMLEANVNETLNTLHYAQRARHIRNTVERNQTEAGWGSVEYLQAQVLRLRKELELVRSSNELIMASPEKRSPSMVHSDAEQELLAWQEKYSALSRKNVQLTAELIHLDRQQAAQRTGSAPDFLASAEPVIVEYEKTVDSLEGQLNVMKASLASSEELLLERERALTKANDRAVHAEAQLDALRQTVRDLHERLGVQGEPKLGLDQPSSTPPRRTMSSDGERSFGGVLDYSRDSARRPSDGRRYRVSLTSRASADETPEGSPAGLQASRPDVSADSVQLRTQDTSDDSMLLQPSKDGLDMVAAAERELRQLNLLLEASASPPSDPKTGESMNRVGNLLHWVQQCQCPNATHDGFPCRTCGSS from the coding sequence GAGACATGTCGCGCCCGgtgccgcggccgctgcgcaccgtTGTGGCGCagacgtcgccgacggcacTCGTCGTGGAACCGACGCTCCTCCCCTCctcgacgcagcgcgagacGCGGCACCACTTTACGTTTGACCGGGTGTTTGAGCCAGAGGCTGCGCAGGTGTCTGTGTACAATGCGAGTGTGgagccgctcgtgcgccggtTTCTGGACGGGTACAACACGACGATTTTTGCCTATGGCCagacgtcgagcggcaaGTCGTACTCCATGGGCACGTCCGAAGCCAGCGAGGAGATCAcagaggacgaggcgctgcatggcgagctcgacgagaccATCGGAATTATtccgcgcgctgccgtGCAAATTTTCGAGAGCCTCAagaacgacgacgacgcccAGAGCGAGTACACGCTCCAGGCGTCGTTTCTCGAGCTCTACAATGAAGATCTGATCGACCTGCTTGCCGATCCAGACGTCGATGCGCCCAACCAGGTGCAGAtccgcgagacgcgcgcgggcgAGATCGTCTGGACGGGactgcgccagcgccaggcgacgtgcgcgtcggacgtcgtcgcgctcctccagAACGGCATGGCCATTCGCCAGACGCACGAGACGGAGATGAACACGCagtcctcgcgctcgcacgcCATCTTTTCATTGTCGCTCACGCGGAAACGAAAGGCTGGGCCGGATCGCGCACGCTCTGCcctcggcggtgcagcgAGCCCGGAGCGCGCGATGCAGACGCCCGCGACACCGCTCgcaccgcgcacgccgcgctcgggccttccgacgctcggcgcgcgcagcgcgtttGGATTccagcgtgccgcgacGCCCACGCGCCCCATGACGCCCACGCGTCCTGCCcagacgccgcgcccgcggcgcagcgacgaggagattGTCGTGACGACGAGCAAGCTGCACTTTGTCGACCTGGCCGGCTCGGAGCGTCTGAAGCGTACCGCAGCGACCGGCGACCGCGTGCGCGAAGGCATCTCGATCAACTCGGgcctgcacgcgctcggcaacgTGATTAGCACGCTGAGTGATCCCGCcaaggcgcggcgtgcgacgcACATTCCCTACCGCGACAGCAAGTTGACGCGACTGCTGCAGGACAGCCTGGGAGGAAATGCGCACACCCTCATGATCGCCTGTATCTcgatgctcgaggcgaaTGTGAACGAGACGCTGAATACGCTGCACtatgcgcagcgcgcgcggcacatCCGCAAcacggtcgagcgcaaCCAGACCGAGGCGGGGTGGGGCAGCGTCGAGTACCTGCAAGCGCaggtcctgcgcctgcgcaaagagctcgagctggtgcgctcgtcgaACGAGCTGATTATGGCCTCGCCCGAgaagcgctcgccgagtaTGGTGCACTCGGACGCCGAGCAAGAGCTGCTTGCGTGGCAGGAAAAGTACTCGGCACTGAGCCGCAAGAATGTGCAGCTCACTGCCGAGCTCATCCACCTCGACCGAcagcaggccgcgcagcgtaccggcagcgcgcccgACTTTTTGGCGTCCGCCGAGCCGGTGATTGTCGAGTACGAAAAGACGgtcgactcgctcgagggGCAGCTGAACGTGATGaaggcgtcgctcgcctcgtccgaagagctgctgctcgagcgcgagcgcgccttGACCAAGGCCAACGAccgcgcggtgcacgccgaggcgcagctcgacgcgctccgccagACGGTGCGTGatctgcacgagcgcctcggcgtgcaaGGCGAGCCAAaactcggcctcgaccagccgtcctcgacgccgccccgcCGTACCATGAGCAGCGACGGGGAGCGCTCGTTTGGGGGGGTGCTCGACTACTCGCGCGACAGtgcacggcggccgagcgacgGGCGGCGCTACCGCGTGTCGCTCACGTCGCGTGCGAGTGCGGACGAGACGCCCGAGGGCTCGCCCGCCGGCCTCCAGGCGAGCCGGCCGGACGTGTCGGCGGACAgcgtgcagctgcgcacgcaagACACGAGCGACGACTCGATGCTCCTCCAGCCGAGCAAAGATGGGCTCGACAtggtcgccgccgccgagcgcgagctgcgccagctgaacctgctgctcgaagcgagcgcgagccccCCCTCGGACCCCAAGACGGGCGAGAGTATGAACCGTGTGGGCAATCTGCTGCACTGGGTGCAGCAGTGCCAGTGCCCCAATGCGACGCATGACGGCTTCCCTTGTCGTACGTGTGGCTCGTCGTAG